Within Halalkalibaculum roseum, the genomic segment AGAAGCATAAAGAGTATCAGCCATGTCATTACCCACTTTTTGTTGCCCCAAATGGCCACAACCAATCCCGTCACAATCAGGAAGGCAATGATAGGCGGCATATACTTAAGTTCAGCAATAGAATCTGGCTCAATTTTCTTCATGCCTATGTAGTGATTTAAACCGTTGATATTTTGCAGATCCTGAGGTTGCTTTCCTTCAATGGTATGAATATGAATATTCAGGCCTATTCCTTCCGGGTACTGCGGGGCTTCCAGCGAGATGCTCCAAATAGGTAAGAAATAGAGCGCTATTAGCAATAAAGCCGCAATCGCCATCGTGATTCTGTGCTTTGTCTTCATTTTGACCTCATTCTACAATTCAATTTACTTTTATAAAGAGGAGGGGAACTTTCACATCCCCCTCCACAAGGATTGAGGTCAAATTATTGACCTGTTCCGTAGGCGATTTCTACGTCTGAACCTTCAGGGGAAACTCTGATATATCCCTGCATCTCCTGGTGCAAGGCCGAACAGAAGTCGGTGCAATAGAATGGTATCACACCAACTTTTTTAGGCTCCCATACAATGGTGCGGGTTTCTCCCGGCATGATGAGGAGTTCGGAATTATTCATCCCTTTCACAGCAAAACCGTGTGGGATATCCCAATCCTGTTCCAGATTGGTGATGTGGAAGTACACCTTATCTCCAACCTTTACACCCTCAATATTGTCGGGTGCAAAGTGGGTACGGATGGTGCTCATATAAATATGAACCTCGTTTCCATCCCGCTCTACCCTTGTTTCATCTTCGCCTTTCACGGCATCCGGGTGATTATTTTCTTCCAATTTATAGAACTGGGTCTGATTAGGTCTCACCAGGTCGGCCGGTATTGCCTGAGCATAGTGCGGCTCACCCTCAGTGGGGAAGTCCAGCAACAACTTCATCTTTTCACCTGAAATATCAATCAGCTGAGCTGAATGGAACAGTTCCGGACCGGTTGGCAGATAGCGATCTTTGGTTATCTTATTCAAGGCTACCAAGTATTTGCCCCATGGCTTCTGGCTATCACCGCCCGGAATCATCAGGTGTCCCGGTGAATAATAGGTCTGGATTCTGTCAAGCACCTGGGTTGTCTCCAGATCCCATTTTACAATCTCCGAGGAGATAAATGCTGTAGTGTACGCATTGCCACGGTCATCAAACTCGGTGTGCAACGGACCCAAACCCGGGTTTTCAACTTCACCATGGAGAATAGCGTCGTAATTTAGCACGGGTATGCCGTCTATCTCACCTTCAAATTCCTCGTTCTCAATAGCCTGAATCATTTTTTCGAATGAGTGTACCGGAATCACCGTAGAAAGCTTACCTCCCGCTACGATATACTGTCCTGAAGGATCGACATCCACACCGTGTGGTGATTTGGGGGTTGGAAGGAAATAGATCAACCCTTCCAGCTCACG encodes:
- the nosZ gene encoding Sec-dependent nitrous-oxide reductase; translation: MKLANFKSLLWGLPVIVILSMLMYGCPSQQQLGANADAAQKVYVAPGEYDEFYGFMSGGYSGQLSVYGIPSGRHLYTIPVFSQEATNAYGYSEESKPMLNTTHGFVPWGDSHHPELSQTDGVPDGRWIFINENNTPRVARINLSTFTTDEIIEIPNSAGNHASSFVTPNTEYVSAATRFSIPMDDENLNNEDVPISEYSEHFKGTLSFIKVGDDGKMGIDFQILVPGFDYDLSHAGKGPSDGWSFFTSYNSEQAHTLLEVNASKNDKDFIAAVNWRKAAEYAAAGEGRMVEGEHYRNYVDHDTHTAKSELIEEVRVLDPRELEGLIYFLPTPKSPHGVDVDPSGQYIVAGGKLSTVIPVHSFEKMIQAIENEEFEGEIDGIPVLNYDAILHGEVENPGLGPLHTEFDDRGNAYTTAFISSEIVKWDLETTQVLDRIQTYYSPGHLMIPGGDSQKPWGKYLVALNKITKDRYLPTGPELFHSAQLIDISGEKMKLLLDFPTEGEPHYAQAIPADLVRPNQTQFYKLEENNHPDAVKGEDETRVERDGNEVHIYMSTIRTHFAPDNIEGVKVGDKVYFHITNLEQDWDIPHGFAVKGMNNSELLIMPGETRTIVWEPKKVGVIPFYCTDFCSALHQEMQGYIRVSPEGSDVEIAYGTGQ